A single window of Nyctibius grandis isolate bNycGra1 chromosome Z, bNycGra1.pri, whole genome shotgun sequence DNA harbors:
- the NADK2 gene encoding NAD kinase 2, mitochondrial isoform X1, protein MSSPRGFLYGCFCLASRAAARCSLLLCQRAVGASSSQLRLPLLGGSRRYLLALRGLSPAARCAAVGRGAAAAGAGPCAPRRRGCGGLGAVGGGFRPSRVAVVVKTTRYEFEQQRYRYAGLSEEDLKQLLALKGSNYAGLLERHRIHTKNVEHVVDSLRNERIEVRLVKRREYNEETVRWADAVISAGGDGTMLLAASKVFDKFKPVIGVNTDPERSEGHLCLPVRYTYSFPEALQKLYRGEFRWQWRQRIRLYLEGTGINPTPVDLHEQQLSQEQHSRAHINERFQDQRSDISGPHLLPVRALNEVFIGESLSSRENFKSCKPSFKFSLHRASYYEISVDDGPWEKQKSSGLNVCTGTGSKAWSYNINKVAHQAVEEILKIAKKHGSLSMPLNMELVQKVTNDYNESLLYSPEEPKMLFSIREPIVNRVFSSSRQRGFSSKVCVRSRCWDACMVVDGGTSFEFNDGAIASIMIDTEDALCTVLLEE, encoded by the exons ATGTCCTCCCCGCGGGGCTTCCTCTACGGCTGCTTCTGCCTCGCCAGCCGGGCGGCCGCCCGCTGttccctgctgctctgtcagCGGGCGGTGGGGGCTTCTTCCTCCCAGCTGAGGCTGCCGCTGCTCGGCGGCTCCCGCCGGTACCTCCTCGCCCTCCGTGGGCTGAGCCCCGCCGCCCGCTGCGCGGCGGtagggcggggagcggcggcggcgggggccgggccgtgcgcgccgcggcggcggggctgcggcggaCTAGGGGCGGTGGGCGGTGGGTTCCGGCCGTCGCGGGTGGCGGTGGTGGTGAAGACGACGCGGTACGAGTTCGAACAGCAGCGGTACCGCTACGCCGGGCTCTCCGAGGAGGACCTCAAGCAGCTG CTTGCCTTGAAGGGGTCTAACTATGCTGGTCTGCTGGAGCGGCATCGCATTCATACAAAAAACGTGGAGCATGTTGTAGACAGTTTACG GAACGAGAGGATAGAAGTTCGTCTTGTTAAACGTCGAGAATATAATGAAGAGACAGTTCGGTGGGCAGATGCTGTTATATCAGCAGGAG GTGATGGTACAATGTTGTTGGCAGCCAGTAAGGTCTTTGATAAATTTAAGCCAGTTATTGGAGTAAATACTGATCCTGAAAG ATCAGAGGGTCACTTATGCTTGCCTGTGAGATACACGTACTCGTTTCCTGAAGCACTACAGAAGCTTTATCGTGGTGAGTTCAG GTGGCAGTGGCGGCAAAGAATCCGACTGTATCTTGAAGGAACTGGCATTAACCCAACCCCTGTAGATTTACACGAACAGCAGCTAAGCCAAGAGCAACACAGCAGGGCTCACATAAATGAAAGATTCCAGGATCAAA GATCTGACATTTCTGGTCCACATCTTTTACCAGTGAGAGCACTCAATGAAGTCTTCATTGGGGAATCTCTCTCATCCAG GGAGAACTTTAAGTCCTGCAAACCCAGTTTTAAATTCTCGCTTCATAGGGCCTCCTATTATGAGATATCTGTTGATGATGGTCCttgggaaaaacagaagagttcAGGGCTTAATGTGTGTACTGGAACAGGATCAAAAGCATG GTCCTATAATATTAACAAGGTAGCACATCAAGCTGTTGAAGAGATCCTTAAGATTG CGAAAAAGCATGGAAGTTTGAGTATGCCATTAAACATGGAACTAGTACAAAAAG TAACAAATGATTACAATGAGTCCCTGCTCTACAGTCCAGAAGAACCAAAGATGCTTTTCAGTATTCGAGAACCTATTGTAAACAGGGTTTTCTCCAGTAGCCGGCAACGTGGCTTCTCTTCAAA AGTCTGTGTCCGTTCCCGATGTTGGGATGCATGTATGGTTGTAGATGGAGGAACATCTTTTGAGTTCAATGATGGGGCGATAGCTTCAATAATGATCGATACAGAGGATGCACTGTGCACTGTTCTGCTGGAAGAATGA
- the NADK2 gene encoding NAD kinase 2, mitochondrial isoform X2, producing MLLAASKVFDKFKPVIGVNTDPERSEGHLCLPVRYTYSFPEALQKLYRGEFRWQWRQRIRLYLEGTGINPTPVDLHEQQLSQEQHSRAHINERFQDQRSDISGPHLLPVRALNEVFIGESLSSRASYYEISVDDGPWEKQKSSGLNVCTGTGSKAWSYNINKVAHQAVEEILKIAKKHGSLSMPLNMELVQKVTNDYNESLLYSPEEPKMLFSIREPIVNRVFSSSRQRGFSSKVCVRSRCWDACMVVDGGTSFEFNDGAIASIMIDTEDALCTVLLEE from the exons ATGTTGTTGGCAGCCAGTAAGGTCTTTGATAAATTTAAGCCAGTTATTGGAGTAAATACTGATCCTGAAAG ATCAGAGGGTCACTTATGCTTGCCTGTGAGATACACGTACTCGTTTCCTGAAGCACTACAGAAGCTTTATCGTGGTGAGTTCAG GTGGCAGTGGCGGCAAAGAATCCGACTGTATCTTGAAGGAACTGGCATTAACCCAACCCCTGTAGATTTACACGAACAGCAGCTAAGCCAAGAGCAACACAGCAGGGCTCACATAAATGAAAGATTCCAGGATCAAA GATCTGACATTTCTGGTCCACATCTTTTACCAGTGAGAGCACTCAATGAAGTCTTCATTGGGGAATCTCTCTCATCCAG GGCCTCCTATTATGAGATATCTGTTGATGATGGTCCttgggaaaaacagaagagttcAGGGCTTAATGTGTGTACTGGAACAGGATCAAAAGCATG GTCCTATAATATTAACAAGGTAGCACATCAAGCTGTTGAAGAGATCCTTAAGATTG CGAAAAAGCATGGAAGTTTGAGTATGCCATTAAACATGGAACTAGTACAAAAAG TAACAAATGATTACAATGAGTCCCTGCTCTACAGTCCAGAAGAACCAAAGATGCTTTTCAGTATTCGAGAACCTATTGTAAACAGGGTTTTCTCCAGTAGCCGGCAACGTGGCTTCTCTTCAAA AGTCTGTGTCCGTTCCCGATGTTGGGATGCATGTATGGTTGTAGATGGAGGAACATCTTTTGAGTTCAATGATGGGGCGATAGCTTCAATAATGATCGATACAGAGGATGCACTGTGCACTGTTCTGCTGGAAGAATGA